In a single window of the Phocoena sinus isolate mPhoSin1 chromosome 7, mPhoSin1.pri, whole genome shotgun sequence genome:
- the LOC116756344 gene encoding LOW QUALITY PROTEIN: endonuclease V-like (The sequence of the model RefSeq protein was modified relative to this genomic sequence to represent the inferred CDS: inserted 1 base in 1 codon) → MEGRAVAQKAAGRPPEETLSLWKLEQALLKTLVVDRNTEAWQRDPAFSGLQRVGGVYVSFVKGDGVSACVSLVVLSYPELEVMYEDCRMMSLTGPCVSGFLAFQEVPFLVDVVQWLRQKEPRLMPQVLFVDGNGVLHHRGFGVACHLGVHTYLSSIGVAKKLLQVDRLENNALHKEKIRLLKAGGDSFPLMGGSGTILGMALKSHDHGTKPLYVSVGHKMSLEAAVRLSHGCCKFQILEPLHQADIRSPDYIRRTLGVQGSTAXAAERSKKAQRPKPCPQGVSEEPADLEIIH, encoded by the exons ATGGAGGGCCGTGCTGTGGCCCAAAAGGCGGCTGGGAGGCCACCAGAGGAAACACTGTCGCTCTGGAAACTGGAGCAAGCCCTGTTGAAGACCCTTGTCGTGGACCGGAACACGGAGGCGTGGCAACGAGACCCCGCCTTTTCAGGCCTGCAGAGGGTGGGGGGCGTGTACGTGTCCTTTGTGAAGGGCGACGGTGTCAGCGCCTGTGTCTCCCTGGTGGTGCTCAGCTACCCTGAACTCGAGGTGATGTATGAGGACTGTCGCATGATGAGCCTGACAGGCCCCTGTGTGTCAGGCTTCCTGGCCTTCCAAGAGGTGCCCTTCCTGGTGGATGTGGTACAGTGGCTGCGGCAGAAGGAGCCCCGCCTCATGCCCCAGGTCCTTTTTGTGGATGGAAATGGGGTGCTCCACCACCGAGGCTTTGGGGTGGCCTGccaccttggtgtccacacaTACTTGTCCAGCATCGGGGTGGCTAAGAAACTCCTGCAGGTGGACAGGCTGGAGAACAACGCTCTGCACAAGGAGAAGATACGGCTCCTGAAGGCTGGAGGAGACTCATTTCCTCTGATGGGAGGTTCTGGGACCATCCTGGGCATGGCACTGAAGAGCCATGACCACGGCACCAAGCCCCTCTATGTCTCCGTGGGCCACAAAATGAGCCTGGAGGCAGCCGTGcgcctgagccatggctgctgcaaGTTTCAGATCCTGGAGCCCCTGCACCAGGCTGACATCCGCTCCCCAGACTACATCCGCAGGACCCTGGGAGTCCAAGGGTCCACTG TTGCGGCCGAAAGGAGCAAGAAGGCACAGAGGCCAAAGCCATGCCCCCAAGGAGTCTCAGAAGAGCCCGCAGATTTAGAAATTATCCATTGA